In Dyadobacter subterraneus, a single genomic region encodes these proteins:
- a CDS encoding RagB/SusD family nutrient uptake outer membrane protein, protein MTRTYLSKSFKTLSILAFLFIGQSCKDLLDEKVISSIGDDYMTTAAGFNSASNAAYSSLRNFYGTERGLSMTEYGTDLYSAGADGSFKGFHFYDSQLIGTVSIIQEVWEELYKGINTCNAVIERAAGVAGVTDAVKTQRVAEMKFLRAHYYFILFQEFGGVDLRLTETILPTKTTKRASDAEMYAAIIKDLEESLPGLENKAKSADYGRATKAAAEHLLAKVYLAKATSSVKAADDYSKAATYAQNVISNYGFKLLPDFASVFVQGAGEINDEVVFAVQYTTDPLTNISDPTTNGNGNNLHLLFGMQYDVQAGMVRDVFYGRPFKRLKPTTYALETVFKDRVNDSRYKKTFRDTWLSNNPGTFTNVFDNSKKSVTYKAGDTTIFIPGVEWTLAQRAAKPYQVLVPSLYNLSLFPTLVKFMDPLRIDKTYEPGSRDYLAFRLADTYLMLAEAQIKLGKTADAAASINMVRRRAAFAGKESAMEITAADATMEFLMEERGRELLGEQTRWLDLKRWGVLVDRVKKYNSDAANNIKETHNLRPIPQTQIDRSDKGTDGASVFPQNPGY, encoded by the coding sequence ATGACACGGACATATTTATCAAAATCTTTTAAAACACTAAGCATACTGGCTTTCCTGTTTATAGGCCAGTCGTGTAAGGATTTACTGGATGAAAAAGTAATTTCCAGCATAGGTGACGACTACATGACCACTGCTGCCGGTTTCAATTCGGCATCTAATGCAGCGTATTCTTCACTGAGAAATTTTTATGGAACGGAGAGAGGTCTTTCAATGACCGAGTATGGAACTGACCTTTATTCTGCCGGTGCGGATGGAAGTTTCAAAGGTTTTCACTTTTACGATTCCCAGCTGATTGGTACAGTTAGTATTATTCAGGAAGTTTGGGAAGAACTTTACAAAGGTATCAATACTTGCAACGCCGTTATTGAACGTGCAGCAGGCGTGGCGGGTGTTACGGATGCGGTGAAAACACAAAGAGTAGCGGAAATGAAATTCTTGCGTGCTCATTATTATTTCATTCTGTTTCAGGAGTTTGGAGGTGTGGATCTTCGTTTGACCGAAACAATTCTTCCGACAAAAACAACCAAACGGGCTTCGGATGCAGAAATGTATGCAGCCATTATTAAAGATTTGGAAGAATCGTTGCCAGGTTTAGAGAATAAAGCGAAATCGGCTGATTACGGTCGTGCAACAAAAGCAGCAGCGGAACATTTACTTGCAAAAGTTTATCTTGCCAAAGCTACATCTTCCGTAAAAGCAGCTGATGATTATTCAAAAGCAGCAACTTATGCTCAGAATGTAATAAGTAATTATGGCTTCAAATTGTTGCCGGATTTTGCCAGTGTTTTTGTTCAGGGTGCAGGTGAAATTAATGATGAAGTGGTCTTCGCCGTTCAGTATACAACTGATCCGCTGACCAATATTTCTGACCCGACTACAAACGGAAATGGTAACAACCTTCACTTGCTTTTCGGTATGCAATATGATGTGCAGGCAGGTATGGTTCGTGATGTTTTCTACGGCCGTCCCTTTAAGCGTTTGAAACCAACAACTTATGCTTTGGAAACAGTATTTAAGGACCGTGTAAATGATTCACGTTACAAAAAGACGTTCAGAGATACCTGGCTTTCTAACAATCCGGGAACTTTCACAAATGTTTTTGACAATTCAAAAAAATCTGTGACGTATAAGGCGGGTGATACAACGATCTTTATTCCGGGTGTTGAATGGACATTGGCGCAACGCGCTGCCAAGCCTTATCAGGTTTTGGTACCAAGTTTGTATAACTTGTCGCTTTTTCCGACGCTTGTGAAATTTATGGATCCGCTTCGTATTGACAAAACTTACGAACCGGGTAGCCGTGATTATCTTGCTTTCCGTTTGGCTGATACGTATTTGATGCTAGCCGAAGCACAAATAAAACTTGGAAAAACTGCCGATGCAGCAGCTTCTATCAATATGGTTCGCCGCCGTGCAGCTTTTGCCGGTAAAGAATCTGCCATGGAAATTACTGCTGCTGATGCAACAATGGAATTCCTTATGGAAGAACGTGGACGTGAATTATTGGGGGAACAAACCCGTTGGCTGGATTTAAAACGTTGGGGTGTTTTGGTTGATCGTGTTAAAAAATATAATAGCGACGCCGCTAACAATATTAAGGAAACACATAATCTTCGTCCAATTCCACAAACACAAATTGACAGAAGTGACAAAGGAACAGATGGAGCTTCTGTATTTCCACAGAATCCTGGATATTGA